One Cervus canadensis isolate Bull #8, Minnesota chromosome 1, ASM1932006v1, whole genome shotgun sequence genomic window carries:
- the LOC122439790 gene encoding transmembrane ascorbate-dependent reductase CYB561 gives MEGPASPAPAPGALPYHVAFSQLLGLTVVATTGAWLGVYRGGIAWESALQFNVHPLCMIIGLVFLQGDALLVYRVFRNEAKRTTKVLHGLLHVFAFVIALVGLVAVFDHHRKEGYPDLYSLHSWCGILVFALFFVQWLVGFSFFLFPGASFSLRSRYRPQHVFFGAAIFLLSVATALLGLKEALLFELGTKYSTFEPEGVLANVLGLLLAAFATVVLYILTRADWKRPLQAEEQALSMDFKTLTEGDSPSSQ, from the exons ATGGAGGGCCCTGCCAGCCCAGCACCCGCCCCTGGGGCGCTGCCCTACCACGTGGCCTTCTCCCAGCTGCTGGGCCTGACTGTGGTGGCCACGACTGGCGCCTGGCTTGGTGTGTACCGAGGCGGCATTGCCTGGGAGAGCGCCCTACAGTTCAACGTGCACCCCCTCTGCATGATCATAGGCCTGGTCTTCCTGCAGGGAGACG CCCTGCTGGTTTACCGCGTCTTCAGGAATGAGGCCAAACGCACCACCAAAGTCCTGCACGGGCTGCTGCACGTCTTCGCCTTCGTCATCGCCTTGGTGG GCTTGGTGGCGGTGTTCGACCACCACAGGAAGGAGGGCTACCCCGACCTGTACAGCCTACATAGCTGGTGCGGCATCCTGGTCTTCGCGCTCTTCTTCGTGCAG TGGCTCGTGGGCTTTAGCTTCTTCCTGTTCCCGGGCGCCTCGTTTTCCCTGCGGAGCCGCTACCGCCCCCAGCACGTCTTCTTCGGCGCCGCCATCTTCCTGCTCTCGGTGGCCACCGCCCTGCTGGGCCTGAAGGAGGCGCTTCTGTTCGAGCTCGG GACCAAGTACAGCACGTTCGAGCCCGAGGGCGTCCTGGCCAACGTGCTGGGCCTGCTGCTGGCCGCCTTCGCCACGGTCGTGCTCTACATCCTGACCCGCGCCGACTGGAAGCGGCCCCTCCAGGCGGAAGAGCAAGCGCTCTCCATGGACTTCAAGACGCTGACGGAGGGCGACAGCCCCAGCTCCCAGTGA